The Carcharodon carcharias isolate sCarCar2 chromosome 15, sCarCar2.pri, whole genome shotgun sequence genome includes a window with the following:
- the sbk1 gene encoding serine/threonine-protein kinase SBK1 yields the protein MNVCGTEQDLTRSSYGMVGDTEDMQAMAVRSLSASDVHKHYDFIRELGKGTYGKVELVIHKIAGTKMALKFLNKNKTKLKNFLREYSVTNNLSSNPFIIKVFDVVFETEDCYVFGQEYAPGGDLFDIIPPQVGLPEDNVKRCVQQLGLAIDYMHSKSLVHRDIKPENVLLFDKECRRVKLSDFGMTRKVGCRVKRISGTIPYTAPEICQANRTEGFLVDYSIDVWAFGVLIFCMLTGNFPWEAAMPSDTFYEEFVRWQRGQLNGFPSQWKRFTDGALRMFQRLLAVNPEKRCSVKEVFYFLKCDLMVELRRRPSYRCRTHSSDKSATSAHKQEGLAPSMPTPLRRSLLSEAAGSRFTSVSTESSSHPSGSRIEGRQDKGKGRVIVATAIEICV from the exons ATGAATGTATGTGGGACTGAGCAGGACCTGACTCGAAGCTCATATGGCATGGTGGGCGACACGGAGGACATGCAGGCGATGGCCGTGCGAAGCCTGTCGGCATCAGATGTTCACAAACACTATGATTTCATTCGAGAACTGGGAAAGGGAACGTACGGCAAGGTAGAACTCGTCATTCACAAAATCGCAG gAACCAAAATGGCTTTAAAGTttttgaataaaaataaaacaaagctgAAGAATTTCTTGAGAGAGTATAGTGTCACTAACAAcctctcctccaaccccttcaTCATCAAGGTCTTTGACGTTGTCTTTGAGACTGAAGACTGCTATGTGTTTGGTCAGGAGTATGCTCCAGGAGGAGATTTGTTCGACATCATCCCTCCCCAG GTGGGTCTGCCTGAGGACAATGTGAAGCGCTGTGTGCAGCAATTGGGTTTAGCTATTGACTACATGCACAGTAAAAGCCTGGTTCACAGGGATATAAAGCCAGAGAACGTCCTCCTGTTCGACAAGGAGTGCAGACGGGTGAAGCTGTCTGATTTTGGGATGACGCGCAAGGTTGGCTGCAGGGTGAAACGCATCAGTGGGACCATCCCATACACTGCTCCGGAAATATGCCAggctaacaggactgagggtttTCTAGTTGACTACAGCATTGATGTCTGGGCTTTTGGTGTTCTGATCTTCTGCATGCTGACTGGGAATTTTCCCTGGGAGGCTGCCATGCCATCCGACACATTCTATGAGGAGTTTGTGCGGTGGCAGAGGGGTCAGTTGAATGGGTTTCCCTCGCAGTGGAAAAGGTTCACAGACGGAGCCCTCCGGATGTTTCAGAGGCTGCTGGCTGTCAATCCAGAGAAAAGATGTTCTGTCAAGGAGGtgttttattttctgaaatgTGACTTGATGGTAGAATTAAGGCGGAGGCCTTCTTATCGATGTAGAACCCATTCCTCCGATAAATCAGCCACGTCGGCGCATAAACAGGAGGGATTGGCCCCCAGCATGCCCACTCCACTGAGAAGAAGCCTCCTATCGGAAGCAGCAGGTTCTAGATTCACATCCGTGTCAACAGAGTCAAGTTCACATCCATCAGGGAGCCGAATAGAGGGAAGACAGGACAAGGGCAAAGGCCGAGTGATTGTTGCTACGGCAATTGAAATCTGTGTTTAA